The following coding sequences lie in one Lelliottia jeotgali genomic window:
- a CDS encoding Periplasmic binding protein produces MQKSSLVLALALAFTPAVWAENVNINGTGVSIEANKTPVNTTKNGDAVAQLPKDYRFAVPGKFTVAVAGLNQPPLTVFSDDNKTLLGSEVDVARLVADSLGLELNVVPTSWEDWPLGVASGKYDAAISNITVTKERKEKFDFATYRKDSLGFYVKSTSPITSLKTAEDIAGLKIIVGSGTNQEAILLAWNAENLKKGLKPFTPVYTKDDAAQTLALQSGRADAYFGPNVIGAWKAALNGKTKLVGSVDGGWPKAAHIAVTLKKGSGLVEPVQTALNGVIKNGDYDKVLNRWGEGVERIPNSEVNPAGLGD; encoded by the coding sequence ATGCAGAAATCATCGCTCGTTCTGGCGCTCGCGCTGGCCTTTACCCCTGCCGTCTGGGCAGAGAATGTGAACATTAACGGCACCGGTGTGAGCATCGAGGCCAACAAAACCCCGGTGAATACCACTAAAAACGGCGATGCCGTGGCGCAGTTGCCGAAGGACTATCGCTTTGCGGTGCCGGGGAAATTCACCGTCGCCGTGGCGGGGCTGAACCAGCCGCCGCTGACCGTGTTTTCAGACGACAACAAAACCCTGCTTGGCAGCGAAGTGGACGTCGCGCGTCTGGTGGCGGATAGCCTTGGACTTGAGCTGAATGTGGTCCCAACCTCCTGGGAAGACTGGCCGCTCGGCGTGGCCTCCGGCAAATATGACGCGGCGATCAGCAACATCACCGTGACCAAAGAGCGCAAAGAGAAGTTCGATTTTGCCACTTACCGTAAGGATTCCCTCGGTTTCTACGTCAAATCGACCAGCCCGATCACATCGCTTAAGACAGCGGAAGATATCGCCGGGCTGAAAATTATTGTCGGATCTGGCACCAATCAGGAAGCGATTCTGCTGGCGTGGAACGCGGAAAACCTCAAAAAAGGCCTTAAACCATTTACCCCTGTTTATACCAAAGACGATGCGGCGCAAACCCTGGCGCTGCAATCTGGGCGCGCTGATGCGTACTTTGGTCCAAACGTGATTGGCGCATGGAAAGCGGCGCTGAACGGAAAAACCAAACTGGTGGGCAGCGTGGACGGCGGCTGGCCGAAAGCGGCGCACATCGCCGTGACGCTGAAAAAAGGCTCCGGACTGGTTGAACCGGTACAGACTGCGCTCAACGGCGTTATCAAAAACGGCGATTACGACAAAGTGCTGAACCGCTGGGGTGAAGGCGTCGAGCGTATCCCGAATTCTGAAGTGAACCCGGCCGGACTCGGCGATTAA
- a CDS encoding Aerotaxis sensor receptor protein, whose amino-acid sequence MRNNTPVTQSEYLLNEESTLMSTTDIHSHITYANSTFIEASGYKEEHLIGEPHNMIRHPDMPPEAFGDMWFTLKQGQSWTGLVKNRRHNGDHYWVRANVTPVYQNDTLTGYISVRNIPPRAEIEASENLYERVRNNQVTRHRFYKGLLVRRGLFSFLSLFKKISIAKRVNFAIAFTAILTLLATILLPQGIVQTGAFLAIFIMLAFYLNAQICRPLKTIVHHMQHVVSGRKPAYFHFDRVDEVGMMMRLVNQSGLNLNSLVDDVGAQISGISTISQQVEKEGAALQARSEETADDLQQTAAAVEEIASAVQQTAQTAGEAIHMADRTSSSAHSGETAMKQTIGMMQSVSKDNSQIVDIIAVIDRIAFQTNILALNAAVEAARAGEAGRGFAVVAAEVRNLAQHSASAAKEIKTLIEKNVASVNAGVAMVEQTETHLTAMIGNVLQVTSLIKEIGHATQEQTLALTLINESISRIGVMTHNNTGMVDNVTSAARHLTQRTTRLQQAIAVFGG is encoded by the coding sequence ATGAGAAATAACACTCCTGTTACACAAAGCGAGTATTTGCTTAACGAAGAGTCGACGCTGATGTCGACCACCGACATCCACAGCCATATTACTTATGCCAACTCGACCTTTATTGAGGCCAGCGGCTATAAAGAAGAACATCTTATCGGCGAGCCGCACAATATGATTCGCCATCCTGATATGCCGCCAGAGGCGTTTGGGGATATGTGGTTTACCCTCAAGCAAGGCCAGAGCTGGACCGGGCTTGTCAAGAACCGCCGCCACAATGGCGATCATTACTGGGTGCGGGCTAACGTCACGCCGGTATACCAGAACGACACCCTGACCGGTTATATTTCGGTCCGAAATATTCCACCGCGCGCAGAGATTGAAGCCAGCGAAAATCTTTACGAGAGAGTTCGAAATAACCAGGTCACTCGCCATCGTTTTTATAAAGGCTTATTGGTTCGCCGAGGTTTATTTTCTTTTCTTTCGCTTTTTAAAAAAATCAGCATTGCGAAAAGAGTCAATTTCGCCATTGCGTTCACCGCGATCCTGACGTTGCTCGCCACTATTTTATTACCCCAGGGGATCGTGCAAACCGGTGCATTTTTGGCAATTTTTATTATGTTAGCATTTTATCTTAATGCGCAGATTTGCCGTCCACTAAAAACCATTGTTCATCATATGCAGCACGTCGTTTCTGGACGAAAACCGGCCTATTTCCATTTCGATCGCGTCGATGAAGTGGGAATGATGATGCGTCTGGTTAATCAGTCAGGTCTGAATCTAAATTCTCTGGTGGATGATGTCGGGGCACAAATATCAGGGATCAGTACCATTAGCCAGCAGGTGGAAAAGGAAGGCGCGGCGTTGCAGGCGCGTTCAGAAGAAACAGCGGATGATTTGCAGCAAACGGCAGCTGCCGTGGAAGAGATTGCCAGCGCCGTACAGCAAACCGCACAAACCGCCGGGGAAGCGATTCATATGGCGGATCGCACCAGCAGCAGCGCCCACAGCGGCGAAACGGCGATGAAACAGACCATCGGCATGATGCAGTCGGTGTCGAAAGATAACAGTCAGATCGTCGATATCATCGCCGTGATCGACCGTATCGCCTTCCAGACCAATATTCTGGCGCTCAACGCGGCGGTGGAAGCCGCTCGCGCGGGTGAAGCAGGACGCGGTTTTGCAGTCGTGGCGGCGGAAGTCCGTAATCTGGCCCAGCACTCGGCCTCGGCGGCCAAAGAGATCAAAACGCTGATTGAGAAAAACGTCGCCAGCGTTAACGCGGGCGTGGCAATGGTTGAACAGACCGAAACGCACCTTACTGCAATGATCGGCAACGTATTGCAGGTGACATCCCTGATTAAAGAGATCGGCCATGCGACTCAGGAGCAAACTCTGGCCCTGACGCTGATTAACGAATCGATTTCCCGCATCGGCGTGATGACCCACAACAATACGGGCATGGTCGATAATGTCACCAGCGCCGCCAGACACCTGACGCAGCGCACCACACGGCTGCAACAGGCGATTGCGGTATTTGGCGGTTAA
- a CDS encoding Amino acid ABC transporter permease protein gives MNNNVETIKVIPARYPWRTVGAIAALFVLAVVVQSVAFNPRWEWSVFARWFFDPVILEGVGQTLLLTLIGTALSVVLGGMLALARLSSSWLLSSLAFGYIWLFRSLPLIVVLIILYNFSYLYDTLSLGVPFTSITWGKFETINVLGQFSTAVVGLTLVQSAYTAEIIRGGFLGVDHGQYEAAAALGLPAWRRTLRIILPQALRTILPSGFNEIISLAKGTAMVYVLAMPELFYTIQMIYNRTQEVIPLLMVGAAWYLVITTVLSVIQHVVERGLARSERRSAVNQSRTSQRTRSVTPAQEPIHASLS, from the coding sequence ATGAACAACAACGTTGAAACCATCAAAGTGATCCCGGCGCGTTATCCGTGGCGCACCGTCGGGGCGATTGCCGCGCTTTTTGTACTGGCCGTCGTCGTTCAGTCGGTAGCCTTTAATCCGCGCTGGGAATGGAGCGTGTTCGCGCGCTGGTTCTTCGATCCGGTGATTCTGGAAGGAGTTGGGCAAACTCTGCTGTTGACCCTGATCGGCACGGCGCTGAGCGTGGTGCTGGGGGGCATGTTAGCCCTGGCGCGGTTGTCCTCGTCATGGCTGTTGAGCAGCCTCGCGTTTGGCTACATTTGGCTGTTCCGCTCGCTGCCGCTGATCGTGGTGCTGATCATCCTCTATAACTTTTCGTATCTGTACGACACGCTCTCACTCGGCGTGCCGTTCACCAGCATCACCTGGGGGAAATTTGAAACCATCAACGTACTCGGGCAGTTTTCCACTGCCGTAGTGGGGCTGACGCTAGTGCAGAGTGCCTATACCGCGGAGATCATTCGCGGCGGTTTTTTGGGTGTCGATCACGGTCAGTACGAAGCGGCCGCCGCGCTGGGTTTACCGGCCTGGCGGCGCACGCTGCGCATTATCCTGCCTCAGGCGCTGCGCACCATTTTGCCGTCCGGGTTTAACGAAATTATCAGCCTCGCGAAAGGCACCGCGATGGTGTACGTCCTGGCGATGCCGGAGCTGTTCTACACCATTCAGATGATTTACAACCGCACCCAGGAAGTGATCCCGCTGCTGATGGTCGGTGCCGCCTGGTATCTGGTGATTACCACCGTATTATCTGTGATTCAGCATGTCGTCGAACGCGGCCTGGCACGCAGTGAACGCCGCTCGGCGGTGAATCAGTCTCGCACAAGCCAACGCACCCGTTCCGTTACCCCAGCACAGGAGCCTATCCATGCCAGCCTCTCCTGA
- a CDS encoding Transcriptional regulator, translating into MKIIRSGSLPSVRGPEAWFSGTVRIDAPFQATEPAAVGGATVTFEPGARTAWHTHPLGQTLIVTQGRGWLQEWGKEAEVLNQGDIAWIPPGVKHWHGASSQTAMTHIAIAESVNGSPVDWLEKVTDEQYQGR; encoded by the coding sequence ATGAAAATTATCCGTAGTGGTTCGCTACCGTCCGTTCGCGGCCCGGAAGCGTGGTTTAGCGGCACCGTGCGTATCGATGCGCCATTTCAGGCGACGGAACCGGCAGCCGTCGGCGGGGCAACGGTAACGTTTGAACCCGGCGCACGTACCGCGTGGCATACTCATCCGCTGGGGCAGACTCTGATTGTGACTCAGGGGCGCGGGTGGTTGCAGGAGTGGGGTAAAGAGGCAGAAGTGCTTAATCAGGGCGATATCGCGTGGATACCGCCCGGCGTAAAACACTGGCACGGCGCCAGTTCACAAACCGCGATGACGCATATCGCCATCGCCGAATCCGTGAACGGCAGCCCGGTTGACTGGCTGGAAAAAGTGACCGACGAGCAATATCAGGGCCGTTAA
- a CDS encoding Bacterial luciferase family protein YtmO, in cluster with L-cystine ABC transporter: MSWRISILDKSPVAVNETAADALARTLSLAKQAEALGFHRFWIAEHHNTAQLASPSPELLIAWILGQTKHIRVGSGGVMLQHYSPYKVAENFNVLASIAPGRVDLGVGKAPGGLPLSTRALQRGLHQEEKGDFADQLTQLDGWLSPGADVQDDSVNATPLPAAPAEKFLLGASIESAQLAAKLGWNFVFAAHLNGDANLLRDVLETWHASSALNAIVAVQVIVAPTQAQADALAEKVEVWGVELANGQRVTVASEEQAYAFARQAQSEPLRIARRAQSLIKGSAESVLEALETLHQKWGINEFIIDTPVADGLARTQSLRLLAQAKFAGEVLA; encoded by the coding sequence ATGTCCTGGCGAATCAGCATTCTGGATAAAAGCCCTGTCGCGGTGAACGAAACGGCAGCCGATGCGCTGGCGCGCACCTTAAGTCTGGCGAAACAGGCCGAAGCGCTGGGGTTTCATCGCTTCTGGATTGCTGAGCACCACAATACTGCTCAGCTTGCCAGCCCATCGCCTGAGCTGCTCATTGCCTGGATTCTGGGACAAACAAAACACATTCGCGTCGGTTCCGGCGGTGTGATGCTGCAACATTACAGCCCGTATAAAGTGGCGGAGAATTTCAACGTGCTGGCGTCAATTGCGCCTGGGCGCGTTGATTTGGGTGTCGGCAAAGCGCCAGGCGGTCTGCCGCTTTCCACCCGCGCTCTGCAACGTGGCTTGCATCAGGAGGAGAAGGGGGATTTCGCCGATCAACTGACGCAGCTCGATGGCTGGCTCTCTCCGGGAGCAGACGTTCAAGACGACAGCGTCAACGCGACGCCGCTTCCCGCCGCTCCAGCGGAGAAATTCCTGCTCGGTGCCAGCATCGAAAGTGCACAGCTTGCCGCGAAGCTCGGCTGGAATTTTGTTTTTGCCGCGCATCTTAATGGGGATGCAAATCTCCTGCGCGACGTCCTCGAAACCTGGCACGCCAGCAGCGCGCTCAATGCCATTGTGGCCGTACAGGTCATCGTCGCGCCGACTCAGGCTCAGGCCGATGCGCTGGCCGAAAAAGTTGAAGTCTGGGGCGTTGAACTGGCGAACGGCCAGCGAGTGACGGTCGCCAGCGAAGAACAAGCTTATGCCTTCGCGCGTCAGGCGCAAAGCGAGCCGCTGCGCATCGCCCGTCGCGCTCAGTCACTTATCAAAGGCTCGGCAGAATCGGTGCTTGAAGCGCTTGAAACCCTGCATCAGAAGTGGGGAATTAACGAGTTCATCATTGATACTCCGGTCGCTGACGGTCTGGCCCGCACGCAATCCCTGCGCCTGCTGGCACAGGCGAAATTCGCCGGGGAGGTGCTGGCATGA
- a CDS encoding GCN5-related N-acetyltransferase yields the protein MSDLFRDVTPEDADLQPIIDGLFAEYAARYGDYFSKDAEIELTEWYLAPQGLFIVLERDGEIIATGAYKPFDEHTAEIKRIWTDKTLRQQGLAARVVQELERRAVLAGYSGIYLTTGFRQPEAVKLYLSQGYAPQFDLDRDPEEYSQPPFDGRLRFTKTLVREAFSKSA from the coding sequence ATGAGCGATCTTTTTCGCGACGTAACGCCTGAAGACGCCGATCTTCAGCCCATCATTGATGGGCTGTTCGCAGAGTACGCGGCGCGCTACGGCGACTACTTTTCCAAAGACGCTGAAATCGAGCTGACCGAGTGGTATCTCGCGCCTCAAGGGCTGTTCATCGTGCTGGAGCGCGACGGCGAGATCATCGCCACCGGGGCGTATAAACCTTTCGATGAGCACACGGCGGAAATCAAACGCATCTGGACCGATAAAACGCTGCGCCAGCAGGGGCTGGCTGCACGCGTGGTGCAGGAGCTGGAGCGCCGGGCGGTGCTGGCGGGGTACAGCGGTATCTATCTCACTACCGGTTTTCGTCAGCCGGAAGCGGTGAAACTGTATCTGAGCCAGGGCTACGCGCCGCAGTTCGATCTCGACCGCGATCCGGAAGAGTACAGCCAGCCGCCGTTCGACGGTCGTCTGCGTTTCACCAAAACGCTGGTTCGCGAAGCGTTCAGCAAATCCGCATAA
- a CDS encoding Transcriptional regulator, LysR family, with translation MLKDNFNDLLSFMVVARERSFTRAAAQLGVSQSALSHAMRNLEARLDMRLLTRTTRSVAPTEAGEQLFTRLSPHLLEIEQELTALRDMRDKPAGNIRITAGEHAMSSVLWPVLKPFMAQYPDIHIEVTVDNGLTDIVDGRFDAGVRLGEQVAKDMIAVRIAPDMRMVVVGSADYLARFGIPESPEQLANHRCINMRLPTLGGLYAWEFEQDGRELRVRVDGQLTLNSLPQRIDAAVAGLGLAYVPEDTVQHAIAGGQLIQVLDSWCPYFDGYHLYYPSRRQHTTAFSLLVDALRKA, from the coding sequence ATGCTGAAAGATAATTTCAACGATCTGCTTTCTTTTATGGTGGTTGCCCGCGAGCGCAGTTTTACCCGCGCTGCCGCCCAGCTTGGTGTTTCGCAATCGGCGTTAAGCCACGCGATGCGCAATCTTGAAGCCCGTCTGGATATGCGCTTGCTCACCCGAACCACCCGCAGCGTGGCCCCGACCGAGGCAGGCGAGCAACTTTTTACGCGCCTCAGCCCGCACTTGCTGGAAATCGAACAGGAGCTAACTGCTCTGCGTGATATGCGCGACAAACCCGCTGGCAACATTCGTATTACTGCCGGAGAACACGCCATGTCTTCGGTGCTGTGGCCGGTGCTAAAACCGTTTATGGCGCAGTACCCCGACATTCACATCGAAGTTACCGTGGACAATGGCCTGACGGATATTGTTGATGGTCGCTTTGACGCAGGCGTGCGGCTCGGCGAACAAGTTGCCAAAGATATGATTGCGGTACGCATCGCACCTGATATGCGCATGGTAGTGGTCGGATCGGCGGATTATTTAGCGCGTTTCGGCATCCCGGAATCCCCCGAACAGCTGGCGAACCATCGCTGCATTAATATGCGTCTGCCGACGCTCGGCGGGCTGTACGCCTGGGAATTTGAACAGGATGGTCGTGAACTGCGGGTACGAGTGGACGGTCAGTTGACGCTAAACAGCCTGCCCCAGCGCATTGATGCCGCCGTGGCAGGCCTGGGACTGGCGTATGTGCCGGAAGATACGGTGCAGCACGCTATTGCTGGCGGACAACTTATCCAGGTGCTTGATTCATGGTGTCCGTATTTTGACGGTTACCACCTTTACTACCCGAGTCGTCGTCAACACACCACCGCCTTCTCACTGCTCGTCGATGCGCTGCGTAAAGCGTAA
- a CDS encoding oxidoreductase aldo-keto reductase, which yields MQQRQLGQNGLTVSALGLGCMGLSFGYGPATDKAQAIALIRAAVDRGVTFFDTAEVYGPYINEEVVGEALAPVRDNVVIATKFGFDCAQPGQVLNSRPEHIRAAIEGSLKRLKTEVIDLYYQHRVDPDVPVEDVAGTVADLIAEGKVKHFGLSEAGVETIRRAHAVCPVAALQSEYSLWWREPEQAILPLLEELNIGFVPFSLLGKGFLTGAINAQTTFDSSDFRNQVPRFSEASRQANQQLVDLVQRLAAEQGVTPAQIALGWLLAKAPWIVPIPGTTKLHRLEENLGGASVTLSPEALGRINQALASIDVVGDRYPQHLQARVGK from the coding sequence ATGCAACAGCGACAACTCGGACAAAATGGTTTAACAGTTTCCGCCCTGGGGCTGGGATGTATGGGGTTAAGCTTCGGTTACGGCCCGGCGACGGACAAAGCGCAGGCCATTGCCCTCATCCGTGCGGCGGTTGATCGCGGCGTCACATTCTTCGATACCGCCGAAGTCTACGGCCCGTACATCAACGAAGAGGTAGTGGGCGAAGCGCTGGCCCCGGTGCGCGATAATGTGGTGATTGCGACCAAATTTGGTTTCGACTGCGCTCAACCTGGCCAGGTGCTTAACAGCCGTCCGGAACATATTCGCGCGGCGATAGAAGGCTCGTTAAAACGCCTGAAAACGGAGGTAATTGACCTCTATTACCAGCATCGGGTTGATCCTGATGTTCCGGTAGAAGATGTTGCCGGAACCGTTGCTGACCTGATCGCCGAAGGCAAAGTGAAACATTTCGGACTGTCAGAAGCGGGCGTCGAGACGATTCGTCGCGCCCATGCGGTGTGCCCGGTGGCTGCGCTACAAAGCGAATATTCCCTGTGGTGGCGCGAACCGGAACAGGCCATTTTACCGCTGCTCGAGGAGCTGAATATCGGTTTTGTGCCGTTCAGCCTATTGGGAAAAGGCTTCCTGACCGGGGCGATCAACGCACAAACCACCTTCGACAGCAGTGACTTCCGCAACCAGGTGCCGCGTTTTAGTGAAGCCTCGCGTCAGGCCAATCAACAGCTGGTGGATCTGGTGCAGCGTCTGGCGGCTGAGCAGGGCGTGACGCCGGCGCAAATCGCGCTGGGATGGCTGCTGGCCAAAGCGCCGTGGATTGTGCCGATTCCGGGCACCACTAAACTGCATCGTCTGGAAGAGAATCTGGGCGGAGCCAGCGTGACGTTGTCACCTGAAGCGCTCGGTCGAATCAACCAGGCGCTGGCGAGCATCGATGTGGTCGGCGATCGCTATCCTCAACATCTTCAGGCGCGCGTCGGGAAGTAA
- a CDS encoding monooxygenase has translation MSATRQLRLGTILHGASGNMSAWRHPAAIADASINFDFVKETALKAEEGKLDFLFVADGLYINEKSIPHFLNRFEPLTVLSALASLTSRLGLVGTLSTSYSEPFSVARQFASLDHLSNGRAGWNVVTSPLEGSAKNFSREKHPEHALRYRIADEYLDVVKGLWDSWEEDAFVRNKASGQFFNPEKLHTLDHHGDFFQVAGPLNIGRTPQGRPIVFQAGASEDGKKLAAKHADAIFTHHDTLEEAQIFYRDVKTQLELNGRRADELHIFQGVSVIVGKDATDVEDQYQTTAALVSINDALNYLGRYFEHHDFSQYPLDEPFPDIGDLGQNSFRSTTDEIKRNARERNLTLRQVALEAASPRPRFSGTAQEVADGLQQWFDAHAADGFIIQGGTPDTFPRFVDTVVPVLQARGLFRTEYPGTTLRESLGLDLPKNQFAQQ, from the coding sequence ATGTCTGCAACACGACAATTGCGTCTGGGAACGATATTACATGGCGCATCAGGGAATATGTCAGCCTGGCGTCATCCGGCGGCTATCGCTGATGCGAGTATTAATTTTGATTTCGTCAAAGAGACGGCGTTAAAAGCGGAAGAGGGGAAACTGGATTTTTTATTCGTCGCTGACGGACTGTATATCAATGAGAAATCCATCCCGCATTTTCTCAATCGCTTTGAGCCGTTGACCGTCTTATCCGCGCTGGCGAGTTTGACGTCGCGTCTCGGCCTGGTCGGTACGTTATCGACTTCCTATAGCGAGCCGTTTAGCGTTGCGCGTCAGTTTGCCAGTCTCGATCATTTAAGCAATGGCCGCGCGGGCTGGAACGTAGTGACCTCCCCGCTGGAAGGTTCGGCAAAGAACTTTTCCCGCGAGAAACACCCGGAGCACGCCCTGCGTTATCGCATTGCCGATGAATATCTCGACGTGGTGAAAGGACTGTGGGATTCCTGGGAAGAAGATGCTTTTGTGCGTAACAAAGCGAGCGGACAATTCTTTAATCCAGAGAAATTACATACTCTGGATCATCACGGTGATTTCTTCCAGGTCGCTGGGCCGCTGAATATTGGCCGCACCCCGCAGGGACGTCCGATTGTATTCCAGGCGGGTGCATCGGAAGACGGTAAAAAACTGGCAGCAAAACATGCGGACGCCATTTTCACCCATCACGACACATTAGAAGAAGCTCAAATCTTTTATCGTGACGTGAAAACTCAGCTGGAATTAAATGGCCGTCGTGCCGATGAACTGCATATTTTCCAGGGCGTCAGCGTGATTGTTGGAAAAGATGCGACGGATGTGGAAGATCAGTATCAAACCACCGCCGCGCTGGTGTCGATTAACGATGCGTTGAATTATCTCGGACGCTATTTCGAGCACCATGATTTTAGCCAGTATCCCCTCGACGAACCCTTCCCGGATATCGGCGATTTAGGGCAAAACAGTTTCCGCAGCACCACCGATGAGATCAAACGCAACGCCCGTGAACGGAACCTGACTCTGCGCCAGGTGGCGCTGGAAGCGGCTTCTCCGCGCCCACGTTTTTCCGGCACGGCACAAGAGGTGGCCGATGGGCTGCAACAGTGGTTTGACGCTCACGCCGCAGACGGTTTCATCATTCAGGGCGGTACGCCGGACACTTTCCCGCGCTTTGTCGACACCGTTGTTCCGGTATTGCAGGCTCGCGGCCTGTTCCGCACGGAATATCCGGGCACCACCCTGCGCGAAAGCCTGGGTTTAGACCTGCCAAAAAACCAGTTCGCACAACAATAA
- a CDS encoding N-acetyl-L,L-diaminopimelate deacetylase-like protein: MSLGQQLIDWRRELHRHPELSGQEVETTARLRQWLSDAGITVLPYDIQTGVVAEIGKGAKQIALRADIDALPIEERSGVEFSSQNPGVMHACGHDIHTSVILGAALQLKARETSLPGRVRILFQPAEENFGGAKSLVRAGALHDVSAIFGMHNEPGLPVGAFATRGGPFYANVDRFVIRVTGKGAHAARPHEGSDAILLASQLVTALQSVASRNVNTLDSVVLSVTRIEGGNTWNVLPESVELEGTLRTHRIEVQQNVKARVGEIAAGFASAFNAQIDIIWYAGPTALVNDERWADFATSVARETGYETQHAELHMGGEDFAVYLQHIPGAFVSIGSNSPFGLHHPGFNPDEALIEPAAHYFSQLAEKALHQI; encoded by the coding sequence ATGAGCCTCGGACAACAGCTGATCGACTGGCGTCGTGAACTGCATCGCCATCCCGAACTGTCAGGTCAGGAAGTCGAAACGACCGCGCGGCTGCGCCAGTGGTTGTCGGACGCCGGGATCACCGTGCTGCCCTATGATATCCAGACCGGCGTAGTGGCTGAAATTGGCAAAGGCGCTAAACAAATTGCCCTGCGCGCGGATATCGATGCGCTGCCGATTGAAGAGCGCAGTGGCGTGGAATTTAGCTCGCAAAATCCCGGCGTGATGCACGCCTGCGGGCACGATATTCACACCAGCGTCATTTTGGGTGCAGCATTGCAGCTCAAAGCCCGCGAAACGTCACTTCCCGGTCGCGTACGCATTCTGTTTCAGCCCGCTGAAGAGAATTTTGGCGGCGCGAAAAGTCTGGTTCGGGCCGGGGCGCTGCACGATGTGAGCGCTATTTTCGGCATGCACAATGAGCCGGGTCTGCCGGTGGGTGCATTCGCCACGCGCGGCGGACCGTTTTATGCCAACGTCGACAGGTTTGTGATTCGCGTGACGGGCAAGGGCGCTCACGCTGCGCGTCCGCATGAAGGATCTGATGCGATCCTGCTCGCCAGCCAGCTGGTCACCGCGCTGCAAAGCGTTGCCAGCCGGAACGTCAACACGCTCGACTCCGTGGTGCTGAGCGTGACGCGCATCGAAGGCGGCAATACCTGGAACGTGCTGCCAGAAAGCGTGGAGCTGGAAGGAACGCTGCGCACCCATCGCATTGAAGTACAACAGAATGTCAAAGCGCGCGTTGGCGAAATCGCCGCCGGATTTGCCAGTGCTTTTAACGCTCAAATCGATATCATCTGGTACGCCGGGCCGACTGCGTTGGTGAATGACGAGCGTTGGGCCGATTTTGCCACTTCGGTGGCGCGCGAAACCGGATACGAAACGCAGCACGCAGAGTTGCATATGGGCGGCGAAGATTTTGCCGTCTATTTACAGCACATTCCCGGCGCGTTTGTCAGTATCGGCAGTAATAGTCCATTCGGTTTGCACCATCCGGGTTTTAATCCTGATGAAGCATTAATCGAACCCGCCGCACACTATTTCTCGCAGCTTGCAGAAAAAGCATTACATCAAATTTAA